A single window of Candidatus Bathyanammoxibius amoris DNA harbors:
- the dnaA gene encoding chromosomal replication initiator protein DnaA, with the protein MSASCENIWEDVLSDIEGRVSPATFNLWFRNAKLLRLDKDACTIGVSNSYAAEWLKKHFSAVVGKSLSASLDREVEVKFSVVETKRPDPKRDVPRKDARKEKEACKKASTSYVATGKVLRLEEFVVGPSNQLAYMSALEMLREPAPSFNTLFIYGSVGLGKTHILQGIYNRVNENGHADKAIYRPAEHWTNEYISAIKKRCVESFRNKYRRADVLLIDDVHFLSNKSGIQEEFLHTFNTLYHSAKRIIFASDAHPKLIKKLKQSLASRMMSGMVAEIHPPDYETSVAILRAKAGASGKEMPAEVLGYMAERLQNRSVREFESALTVVTAVAEAYRKKVNISLVRDVFCGMSSARPKKVRIEDIEKCVAEHFQIGNEELRSSKKKRSQILPIHLCCYLARLHTAASYQEIGCHFGNRRHSTCMSAIKKIKARLKEDKELRELVENLSEAIRPGSSRSALNVAGN; encoded by the coding sequence GTGTCCGCAAGTTGTGAAAACATCTGGGAAGACGTGCTCAGTGATATTGAAGGGCGCGTAAGCCCGGCAACCTTCAATTTATGGTTCAGAAACGCAAAACTCCTGAGGCTGGATAAAGATGCCTGTACTATAGGCGTTTCCAATTCCTACGCTGCCGAGTGGCTTAAGAAACACTTCTCGGCCGTGGTCGGGAAGAGTCTGAGCGCCTCGCTGGATAGAGAGGTTGAGGTAAAGTTTTCGGTAGTTGAGACGAAACGGCCGGACCCAAAGAGAGATGTGCCCAGGAAAGACGCCAGGAAGGAAAAGGAAGCATGTAAGAAAGCTTCCACTTCTTATGTCGCCACGGGGAAGGTCTTAAGGCTTGAGGAATTTGTTGTAGGCCCGTCAAACCAGCTGGCCTATATGTCTGCGCTTGAGATGTTGCGAGAGCCCGCCCCATCGTTCAACACCCTGTTTATTTATGGTTCCGTGGGTCTGGGCAAGACGCACATACTTCAAGGTATATATAACCGTGTCAATGAGAACGGGCACGCGGATAAGGCCATCTACAGGCCCGCCGAACACTGGACGAACGAATACATCTCGGCCATTAAAAAAAGGTGTGTGGAAAGCTTCAGGAATAAGTACAGACGTGCGGACGTGTTGCTGATAGACGACGTGCATTTCCTTTCAAACAAGAGCGGCATCCAGGAAGAATTTCTTCACACGTTCAATACGCTCTATCACTCGGCAAAGAGGATTATCTTCGCAAGCGACGCCCATCCCAAATTGATAAAGAAACTTAAACAGAGCCTTGCCAGCCGCATGATGTCGGGTATGGTCGCTGAGATACACCCACCGGATTATGAGACTTCGGTGGCCATACTGAGGGCAAAGGCCGGAGCGAGTGGGAAGGAGATGCCGGCGGAGGTGCTGGGCTATATGGCAGAAAGACTGCAAAACAGGAGTGTGAGAGAGTTCGAGAGCGCACTCACGGTCGTTACTGCGGTGGCAGAGGCCTACAGAAAGAAGGTAAACATTTCATTGGTGAGAGATGTCTTTTGCGGTATGTCGTCTGCCAGGCCAAAGAAGGTAAGAATAGAAGACATAGAGAAGTGTGTGGCCGAGCATTTCCAGATCGGCAACGAGGAACTGCGTTCCTCTAAAAAGAAGAGGTCTCAGATATTGCCCATTCATCTGTGTTGTTACCTGGCCAGGCTCCACACCGCCGCCTCGTACCAGGAGATAGGATGCCATTTTGGTAACAGGCGCCACAGTACCTGTATGTCCGCCATCAAAAAGATAAAGGCAAGACTGAAGGAAGACAAAGAACTTCGTGAACTTGTGGAAAACCTTTCAGAGGCGATAAGACCGGGTTCCTCGCGAAGCGCCCTCAACGTGGCCGGTAATTAG